GATCTTCTCATTGCGTTTTTTACGTAAAACGATAGATGACGATATATTGCCATTACAAGCCTTTGCAAATGGTAGCAAACAACCGCCTGTAGTGGGAGCTTTGCTGATTTGGCAAGAAGGTGGTGAGTTTAAAGTAACAGGGCATGTTGCGGTTATTACTGAAGTACTTGAAGATAAAATTCGTATCGCAGAACAAAATGTTATCCACACGAGACTGCCGGCAGGGCAACAGTGGACACGAGAATTACCTCTTAAAGTGACGGATAACGGTTACTTTATTCAAGATACTTTTGACAATACAATACTATTAGGTTGGATGATCCAAACAGAGCCTAATGCTTACAGTCTTCCTCAACCTAAAATAGCTTCCGAACTGTTAAATATCCATGCCGAACAGCTTGATAATCAAGGTCAATTAGATGGCAAATGGTTAGATGAAAGCTCTCCATTAGAAAAAGCGTATGTCCTTGCGCAACATGGTCATGTTATCAACCAAAATAGCTATGAATACTTCACTATTTCAGAAAGTGCGGAGCAAGAGCTTATTCGTGCAAGTAATGAAATGCATTTGATGTATTTACATGCCACAGAAAAAGTGTTGAAAGACGATAATTTATTACGTTTATTCGATATTCCAGAGGTGTTGTGGCCTCGTATCCGTTTATCATGGCAAAACCGGCGTCATCAAATGATCACCGGACGATTGGATTTTTGTATGGATGAACGCGGTGTCAAAGTTTATGAATATAATGCGGATTCCGCCTCTTGCCATACAGAAGCCGGTTTAATTATCGAGAAATGGGCACAGAAAGGTGGCGTTAAAGAGGGTTTTAATCCGGGGGAACGCTTACTTGATGCATTGGCCGATGCTTGGAAACACAGTGATGCGAAACCTTTTGTGCATATTCTTCAAGATGATGATAGTGAAGAAGATTATCATGCTCTTTTTATGCAACAATCGCTGACGCAAGCAGGCTACGACAGTAAAATTCTACGTGGATTAGATGAGCTTCATTGGAATAGTCGTGGTCAATTAATTGATGCAGATAAACGGGTTGTTGAATGTGTCTGGAAAACATGGGCTTGGGAAACGGCTTTAGATCAACTCAGAGAAGAGAGTGAACAACAAGCACTGATCCCTATTCGTACAGGGCACCCAGATGGTGAAGTACGTTTAGTCGATGTGCTTTTGCGTCCTGAAATTACGGTTTTTGAGCCACTTTGGACGTTGATCCCAAGTAATAAAGCGATT
This genomic stretch from Proteus vulgaris harbors:
- the gsp_2 gene encoding bifunctional glutathionylspermidine amidase/glutathionylspermidine synthetase; this encodes MNVKDIIRHEPFGTLLGYAPGGVAIYSSDYSSIDKEDYAANDSFRSYIGNEYMGHKWQCVEFARRFLYLHYGAVFTDVGMAYEIFSLRFLRKTIDDDILPLQAFANGSKQPPVVGALLIWQEGGEFKVTGHVAVITEVLEDKIRIAEQNVIHTRLPAGQQWTRELPLKVTDNGYFIQDTFDNTILLGWMIQTEPNAYSLPQPKIASELLNIHAEQLDNQGQLDGKWLDESSPLEKAYVLAQHGHVINQNSYEYFTISESAEQELIRASNEMHLMYLHATEKVLKDDNLLRLFDIPEVLWPRIRLSWQNRRHQMITGRLDFCMDERGVKVYEYNADSASCHTEAGLIIEKWAQKGGVKEGFNPGERLLDALADAWKHSDAKPFVHILQDDDSEEDYHALFMQQSLTQAGYDSKILRGLDELHWNSRGQLIDADKRVVECVWKTWAWETALDQLREESEQQALIPIRTGHPDGEVRLVDVLLRPEITVFEPLWTLIPSNKAILPILWQLFPDNPYLLDTDFTITSRLTQSGYAVKPIAGRCGSNIGLVDHKENVLDETNGQFDHQENIYQELWCLPKVANRYIQVCTFTVGGHYGGCCLRSDPTRVIKKESDIEPLIVVEDKYFLEK